The following DNA comes from Tissierellales bacterium.
GCATTCATTATAGCTTTTATTGTAGTAGTTTTCCCTGCACCATTTTCACCTATAAATCCCATTATATAACCTTTAGGCACATCAAAACTCACATTATCTAGTGTAAAATTTTTATACTTTTTTACTATATTTTTTACTTCTATCGCATTTTTCACTTAAAATTCCTCCTCACTAATCTTACGAATTATGTCTATCCATTCGCTCTTAGAAATACCCGATTCCGAAGCTTTTTTTCTAAGTAGCTTAAGTTCTCTTTGAATTTCAAACTTTAGATCACTCTTTATTTTTTCATTGTCATATTCTGCTACAAAACATCCTTTACCTGCTCTAGTGTATATAAGCCCTTCTCTTTCAAGTTTCTCATATGCTTTTTTAGTAGTAATAACACTGACTTGCAATTCTTTTGCTAACTTTCTAATGGATGGCAATGCTTCATTCGGTGGACTATTTCCTTTCAATATATCATTTTTAATTTGTTCGGCAATCTGCTCATAAATCGATTTATCAGACTGTTGACTCAACAAAATTTTCATATTAACTCCTCTCCAACTGTATATGTGTTATATACACAGTATATACAGTTGCTCTTTTTTTGTCAACTAAAATTTCAAAATCATTTATTAACTCTATTCATATCAAATAACATTTACTATTATATGCTTTTTTGTCGATAATATTAAAGAATTTATTTATGGTATATACTTATGCAATAGGGGGTATTGTATGGAAAATATAGGTGCTAAATTAAAAGAAATAAGGTTGAGTAAAAAGTTAACTCAAAAAACATTGGCTTTACAAGCTGGTATATCAAACTCTTATCTCTCTGACATAGAATCAGGAAGAACTAAACCATCTTTAAAAACCTTACAATCTCTTACAGAATCTCTTGACATTGATTTTGAAACCCTAATTATCTCATCTGAAACACTAGCCAAGAAAAAAGAATTATCTGAAAATCAAAATAAAAATAGAAAGCGTTTAAATCTTTTGACCTCGGTTTTTAATAAAATGAAGCAAGGAATTTTAATAACAGATTCTTCAGGTAGTATATTGGATGCTAATAATC
Coding sequences within:
- a CDS encoding GntR family transcriptional regulator translates to MKILLSQQSDKSIYEQIAEQIKNDILKGNSPPNEALPSIRKLAKELQVSVITTKKAYEKLEREGLIYTRAGKGCFVAEYDNEKIKSDLKFEIQRELKLLRKKASESGISKSEWIDIIRKISEEEF